Within Staphylococcus sp. NRL 16/872, the genomic segment TTCAACGTAAGGGCTCAACGGTAAGTTCCACTTTAAAGAGTTTAGAGAAAAAAGGCTTGATTTATCGCACGGTTGATCCTGATGATTCAAGACGTAAGAATTTAAAACTTACTGAAGAAGGCAATCGTTTAGTAGAATCGTTTGTTAGTATTTTCGATGAAATTGAATTGATTTTAGTTAAAGATTTTGAGGACAGCGAGAAAGAACAATTGAAGTCACTTTTTGAAAGAATGTATGAAAATATTAAAAATGCAAATTAAATGCAAGTACGGGACAATACACAACATTTAACTTGAGTTAAGTCCCGATTATTTTTGGATATATAGTTAGGTATCTAATTATTAGATATCTAAGATAAAAGGAGATTATGGAAATGAAAGACGAGCAATTATATTATTTTGAAGAATCACCGATATTTAAAGCGATGATGCACTTTTCATTGCCAATGATGATTGGTTCATTATTAAGTGTTATATATGGTATTTTAAACGTTTACTTTATTGGATTTTTAGACAACAGTCACATGATTTCAGCCATTTCACTCACATTGCCTATCTTTGCAGTATTAATGGCTTTCGGTAATTTATTCGGTGTAGGTGGAGGAACATATATTTCACGTTTACTCGGTGCCAAAGATTACACAAAGAGTCATTATGTAAGTAGCTTTTCAATCTTTAGTAGTTTTATTTTTGGTGTTATCATTGCTATCATTGCAACACCATTCACAGATCAAATTGCTAGCGTGTTAGGTGCTAGTGGTCAAACATTAAAATTCACAAGTGATTATTTGAAAGTTCAATTTTTAAGCACACCATTTGTTATTCTATTCTTTGTCTTAGAACAATTTGCACGTGCGATTGGTAAACCAATAATTTCAATGATTGGTATGATTTCAAGCGTAGTATTAAACATGATTTTAGATCCTATTTTAATCTTTGGTGTCCACTTAGACGTAGTAGGGGCAGCATTAGGTACAGCCATTTCAAATTTAGTAGCCGCGTTATTCTTTATTATCTATATTGCAATTAAAGATGATACGTTATCATTAAATATCAAACACGCTAAACCCACTAAAGAAATGGTACAAGAAATCTTTAAAATAGGTATTCCAGCATTCTTAATGGTTGTCTTAATGGGTGTTACAGGTTTAGTGGTCAATTTATTTTTAGCACATTACGGAAACTATGCTATTGCAAGTTACGGTATTTCATTCAGACTTGTGCAATTCCCAGAATTAATTATTATGGGATTATCTGAAGGTGTTATTCCATTAATTGCATATAACTTCGTTTCTAATAAAACGCGTATGAAAGATACAATTAAAGCAGTTATTTTATCTATAGTAGCTATCTTTGCGGTATGTATGACAATCGTATTATTATTCGGTCATTCAATCGTTCAATTATTTAGCACTGATCCACAAATCGTGACATTAGCTACATTTATCTTAAAAGTCACTATGACATCTTTACTATTAAACGGAATTGGTTTCTTATTTACAGGAATGCTTCAAGCAACAGGGCAAGGACGTGGCGCTACAATCATGGCTATTGCTCAAGGTACTGTCATTATCCCAGTACTCTTCGTACTTAACGCTTTATTCAGCTTACCAGGCGTTGTTTGGTCATTATTAATTGCTGAAACAATTTGTGCATTATTAGCTATGTTAATTGTTTACTTATTAAGAAATCAACTTACTGTCGATAAACAAGCGCTAATTGAAGAATAATTATTTTTTGAAAATGAAGAACATAAAATTGAATAATTATTAAAATGTAAAAAGAGAACCTGAAACATTATCAAATGTCTCAGGTTCTTTGACGTTTTGAAAGTAACTAACTGTATTAAAAATACGCTTGAATCGGGCTTTTTTATCAACTACATTTTTTTGGATAAAAAGTGACAAATTAGAATTATTATTGTTAAAAAGTAAACATTATTTTATCATTATTAAATGAGCAAAATTTTATAGGAGGATGTCAATAGTGAAATTAAAGCGAAGTTCGAAAGTAGCTTTAGCCATCTTAATGATGTTTTTATTTATGTTGGTTCCCAATTTTCAACATATCGCATCAGCACATGCTACATTAGAAAAAACCACACCTTCACAAAATGGAGTAGTCTCAAAGCATCCTGATAACATTGAATTAACTTTTAATGAACCAGTTAATGCGGACTATTCTGGTATCACCATTTATAATGATAATGGTAAAGAAATTGCTGAGGTGAAACCTTCAACAACGGGGCACTCTCAGACGTTAACTTTTCCTGCAGATAAAGTGGGACATGGGACCCACCAAATAGAATGGCATACGGTGTCAGCTGATGGACATGAAATCAGTGATCGTTTCGACTTCTCAGTCGGAAAGAAAACAGCTAATGGCGTAGATACGACTCCAGCATTCTATGAAACGCCTGACTTCTGGTTTGGTGTATTTCGATATATAGCTGAAGGCGCTACAATTATATTAGTAGGTCTTTATTGGTTGAACGGTATTGCACGTCGTAACAATCTGTCGACGTTTGATGTCTTCCCAAGACATATCGCAGTATCATTAATGATGATGATGGCCTATTTAATGTCGCTAGTATTATATTTAATGACATTGTCATCAGACGTATTAAACGATGTATTGTCGCTTAATCCAAGTGCACTCGTGCAATTCCCATACATTTTAAGTTCAATTGCACTGATTATATTAAGCGGTCTCTTCGTATTAAGAAATATGGAGAAATCGTGGTATTGGATTGTATCGATTGCGATGATTTTAGCATTGAGTATGTCAGGTCACGCGTGGTCTCAAAGCGTGCCACTATGGTCAATTATTTTAAGAACCTTACATCTTGCAGGTATTAGTTTATGGTTAGGGGCACTTATCTATCTACTGACTTCTGTTTTCACTCGGAAAAGGGATGCCGTAGATTTACTGCGCGAAATCTTATTTAAAGTTAATGTCGCAGCCGTAACAGTCATTATTCTGTCAGGTATATTAATGTCTATCGATGAAACGAAAATATTATCAATTTGGCATAATATGCAACCTTGGACAGTGTTCTTAATTATAAAAGTAGTAGGAACATTAATTATGATGGCATGTGGTTTCATGCAAACGACACGTGCATTAAATAAACGTAATAGAGTAAATAAAGTTTCATTAATTATAGAAGTAACAATTGGCTTATTACTTATAATAGCAGGTGTTGTAATGAGTCAAATTAGTATTCCATAGTAAGGAGATATAAAGATGATTAAAAAATTATTAGCCACGAGCTTAGTGCTTTTCTTTTCAATAGGTTTCTTTAAATTCGCAGATGCGCACGTCACATTAAATCCTAAAGCAGTGGATCCAGAATCTTACGAACGTGTGGATGTACGTGTGCCAGTAGAACAAAAAGATCACACTGAAAAAGTAGAATTAGAAGTGCCTAAAGAGGTACAGGTTGTTAATATTCAGCCAGTAGACGAATATAAATACAAATTAGATAAAGATAAAAAAGGAAATATTACTAAAATTACTTGGACAGCAAAAGGTAAAGGTATTGGACCAGATGAATTTATCGATTTACCCCTTATCTTAGCAAGTCCTAAAGATGAAGGTAAATATTCATTTAAAGCCATTCAATCTTATGATAATGGCGATAAAGTGAAATGGGTAGGTAAAGAAGATAGCGAACACCCAGCGCCAACATTAGAAGTTAAAAAAGATGCGAATGCTGTAGCAGTGAAAGACGATAAATCTGAAGATGATAAGAAAGCAAGTGAACAACAATCTTCAGGTGGTTCAATTGCATTATGGATTATCTCAATCGTTGCAATAATTCTTTCATTAGTTGCATTATTTAAACACGCTAGAAATAAATAATTTTATATTTGAAAAAAGGACAATTTCTATTGGTAAATCATAGAAGTTGTCCTTTACTTATACATTTTTGCGTTAATTGTCATTTATTCTTACTTTAAACTAAATGATAATCAATTATAATAGTCATGTGAGGGAGGATTTTGACATGCGTAGATTATTATATGCTTTTTTAGTCTATATGATTATTGGACTATTGAGTGGGTTTTACTACAGAGAATTAACTAAAGCGCATCATTTTACGGGCGATACTCAATTAGCTGTAGTCCATACGCATACCCTAATTTTAGGGATGTTTATGTTTTTAATATTGCTTCCACTTGAGAAAGTATTTAAATTAAGTAGTTATTACCTATTTAATTGGTTTTTCATCATTTATAATATTGGAGTTGTAGTTACTATAGGAATGATGATAACTAAAGGGACTTATCAAGTCATTGGTAAAAGCTTTTCACCTGAAGCTTTTGCTGGTTTTGCAGGTATTGGTCATACAGGCATGCTAGCCGGTTTATTATTACTATTTTTCTTATTACGCCAAGCTATTTTGAAAGAACCTAGAGATTAATGTATAAGGATTTAGGAGTAGGACAGAATTTAATGTCTTGCTCCTTTTTGTTTTTGAAAATAAATGATAGCGAGGTATTATTACCTATTATAATGTAGGGATTTCTTCACCAAGATTAAAACATGTAGTATAATGTATAAGAATTAGTGATAATTATTATCATTTAGTTGGGAAATGACTTAGGAGGCAATTATAATGCAAGATGTAACAATCATTGGGGGAGGACCAGCAGGACTTTTTGCGAGTTTTTATTCTGGTTTACGAGGAATGTCAGTTAGAATCATTGATGTACAAGATAAATTAGGCGGTAAAATGCAAATCTACCCTGAAAAAATTATTTGGGATATCGGTGGCGTAGCACCAAAACCTTGTTATGAAATAATAAAGGATTTGATTGCGCAAGCTTTACATTTTAATCCTGAAGTTAACTTAAACGAACGTGTCATAGATATTCGTAAAGTAGAGGAAAGACATTTTCAAATTGAAACGGATAAAGGCCATGTTTATGAATCTAAAGCTGTGATATTTGCAGTAGGTGGAGGCATTATTAATCCTAAACCCTTAAATATTAAAGGGGCTGAACGTTATAATATGACTAACTTACATTATGTGGTTCAGTCATTGTCAAAATTTAAAGGTAAAGATATTTTAATCTCAGGTGGTGGAAATACTGCGCTTGATTGGGCACGTGATTTAGCTGGAATAGCGAAATCAGTGACATTGATTTATAGAAAGCCAGAAATACGTGGTTATGAATCGATGATCAAAGTATTACAAGATTTAAACGTTAACCTGATGCCTAAAACTCAAATCAAAGAATTGATTGGTGATACAGAAGATAAATGTATCCATAAAGTTGAACTTGAAAATATTGAAACGCATGAAGTTCAATTAATACCATTTGATGATGTGATTATAAGTCATGGTTTTGATCATGAGAATCCATTATTGGTTGAATGTTCTTCAAAACTAGATTTATATGATGAATATCGCGTTAAAGGGTTAGGAAATACTACTACGAATATACCTGGTATTTATGCATGTGGAGACGTGGTTCATCATGAAGCGAAGGTGCATTTAATTGCAAGTGCATTTAGTGATGCGGGTAATGCGGCTAACTTAGCTAAGACTTATATTGAACCTGATGCTGCTAATGAAGGATATGTATCAAGTCATAATGATATATTTAAAGAATCTAATAAAGCAGTAATTAATCAATATTTATAAATAATAAAAGGGGATGTACAATGATTCGTTTTTCTAAAGAAGTACCTGAGGCACAAGCATACTGTGATTTAAGAGTAAAAGCAGGCATGAGCTCTAAATCTCTGGAAGCGGCACGTAAAGGATTACCCAATGCGTGTTTTACTATTACGATTTACGATAATGATAAGTTAATTGGTATGGGAAGATTAATTGGTGACGGGGGCACTGCTTTCCAAATAGTAGACATTGCCGTTGATCCAGAATATCAAGGACAGGGCCATGGCAGACAAATCTTGGAGAAGATTATGACATATATTGAGTCAGTTGCTGAAAAAGGCACATATGTAAGCTTAATAGCAGATTATCCAGCAGATAAGTTATATGAGAAGTTTGGCTTTCAATCAACTGAGCCTAAATCAGGTGGCATGTATCAAATATATTAAAAAATAAGAGTGAGGGTCGCAGTGTAAAAATGCGATCCTCACTCTAACTATTTATTCAGCATTAAAATCTACGACAATGCGACCTGTATTTTTATGATTTAATACGGTTTCAAGGGATTCAGGTAATTCATCAAATGAAATAGAACGCTTAATCTCATTCAATTTATCAGCTTTTAAATCTGTAGCTAAACGACGCCATACGCGTTCACGTAATTTCATTGGCGTAAATACGGAATCGATACCGACAAGACTTGCGCCTCTTAAAATAAATGGAAAGACTGTCGCATTAAATTTAACGCCACCAGTCATACCAATTAGCGCCACGCCACCGTTATTATCAATACGGTTGATGACATAAGGTGTTCCCTCGCCACCGATAGGATCAATGGCAGCTTGCCAAGTACGAGAGCCTAATAATGAATCGTCATTTTCAGTGATGCGATCAATAATTTCTTTAGCGCCTAAATCTTCAATCTTTTTAGCAGCTTCTTTGTTACCTGTACTTGCGACGACTTTATAACCTAAATTAGATAGCATTAATACTGCAAGTGAACCTACACCGCCTGAAGCGCCACGGACAAGTACTTTACCGCCTTCAAGTGTCATAAAGCTAGCTTTTTCTAACTTTTCAATAGCTAAACCAGCAGTGTAGCCAGCTGTACCGTAAATCATAGCTTCTTCTAATGTTAGATTCTGTGGCAATTTTACGACCCAATCAGATTTAACGCGAGCATATTCACTAAAGCCACCATAATGACTTACGCCTAAATCATAGCTTGTTACAATGACTTCTTCACCTTCTTCAATTGTAGGATCATTAGATTCCACTACTTTTCCTGCTAAATCAATGCCTGGAACCATTGGATATGATTTGACTATATTATTATTATCAGTTGTGGCTAATGCGTCTTTATAATTAATACTTGAATAATGAACTTTAATTAATACGTCACCCTCAGGTAAATCATCTGTGGTCATTGTTTTAAAGTCGCTCTTCACGTTGCCATCTTTATCTTTATCAACTAAAAATGCTTTAAATTCTGTACTCATATCATATGACTCCTTTAAAAAATATTAATAGTTATAAATTGTTTACCCGTATAAATAGGATACTATGCTAAGAAGATCTTATTGAAACATTATATTTTAACTATTATTAATAAGACAAATGATAAAAATTATTGTAATTAAAATTAAAATAGAATTGTTGTTGACACAATGAGGGGACAAACATATAATTATTTTGATAATGATTATCAATTGAAACTAGATAAAATAAATCTACTATAATAATTGTGTTTTTGGGATATTTCATATTTTATAAAATGATTATTATAAATGAAAAATCAGTAGCGGTTGAATAATCACCTAAATTCTATTGAGGTGGACATATTATGAAAAAATTACCAACTATTTTATTAGCATCATCATTATTATTAGCAGCATGTGGTAACGATAACAATGGCAATAATGATCATAGTAAAAAAGATTCTCAGTCACAAAGTTCAAGTAGTAGTAAAAATAATGCGGCTTTAGATAAAGCTACGAAAGAATATAAAAAATATACAGATAAACAATTAGATAAATTCTTAGAAGGTACAGAAGAATTTGTGACTGCAATTAAGAATGACAATATGGAAAAAGCCAAAGAACTTTATCCTAAAGTACGTATGTATTATGAGCGCTCAGAACCAGTTGCTGAAGCTTTTGGTGACTTAGATCCTAAAATTGATGCACGTTTAGCGGATATGAAAGAAGAGAAAAAGGGAGATCAATGGACAGGATATCATAAAATTGAAAAATCACTGTATCAAGACAATAAAATTGATGCCACTACAAAAAAAGATGCTGATCAATTATTAAAAGATGCTAAAGAGTTGGACGCTAAAGCTGATACTTTAGATATTACACCTAAATTAATGTTACAAGGTTCAGTTGACTTATTAAATGAAGTATCAACTTCAAAAATAACTGGTGAAGAAGAAATTTATTCACACACTGATTTATATGACTTCAAAGCAAATATTGAAGGTGCCCAAAAAATCTACGACTTATTCAAACCTGAATTAGTGAAAAAAGATAAAAAATTAAGCGACGATATTCAAAAGAACTTTGATAAAGTGAATAGTTTATTAGATAAATACAAAGACGGCGACGGATTTAAAGATTATAGCGCTGTAACTAAAGAAGATAGAAAAGCATTATCTGATGCAGTGAACTCACTTGGTGAACCATTAAGTAAAATGGCTGTGGTTACAGAATGAGTAAAATAGATGATCAACAATCTACACAAGTTTCAAGACGTTCTTTTTTGAAAATGCTTGGAATTGGTGGAGCAGGTGTAGTTATTGGCGCAAGTGGGGCTGGAAGTATCTTTTCATTTAAATCGATGTTTGATACCCCAGAAGATGATAAAAAAGATGCTTTTGAATTCTATGGACGTGTACAAGCTGGTGTTACAACACCAACACAGAAAAATTGTACTATTGTAGCTTTAGATTTAAAAAGCAAAGACAAAAGTTTAATTAAAGAGATGTTTAAAAAATGGACCGCCATGTCTGTCAATATGACGGATGGGGCTCCCGTGGAAAAAGATAGTCAAAATGCGTTATTACCTCCAGTAGACACAGGGGAATCTATAGGTTTAGGTGCTAGTAGATTAACGTTAACGTATGGTGTTAGTAAATCATTTCTAAAAAAACTAGATATGTCATCTAAAATTCCAAAAGATTTTAAAGATTTACCTCATTTTCCAAATGATCAATTAGAAGAAGACTATAGTGATGGAGATATCATGATTCAAGCATGTTCGAATGATCCACAAGTGTCATTCCACGCAATTCATAATTTAATCAGACCTTTTAGAGATATTGTCAAACTGAGATGGTCGCAAAATGGATTCGTTTCAGGAAAATTAGAAGAAACACCTAGAAACTTAATGGCTTTTAAAGATGGGACTGTAAATCCTACAAAAAGTGATGAACTAAAAAAATATGTATTTATTGATGATGGATGGGCTAAAAACGGTACATACTGTATTGTAAGACGTATTCAAATTCACATTGAAACATGGGATCGTACGTCTTTAGAAGAACAAGAAGCAACGTTTGGACGAAAACGTGATACAGGCGCACCTCTAACAGGTAAAAAAGAATTTGATCACTTAGATTTAAAAGCAAAAGATGCGAGTGGTAATTACATTATTGATCCAAACGCACATGCACGTTTAGCACATGAAGCTAATACATCTATTAAACGACGTGCTTATAATTATAGTGATGGTACTAACGCTAAGACTGGTAACCTAGAAGTAGGATTAATCTTTACTTGTTTCCAAAAATCAACGCAACAGTTTATTGATATTCAAAATAATTTAGGTCATCGTGACAAATTAAATGAATATATTACACATAAAGGTTCTGCATCATTTCTTGTATTACCAGGTGTTCAAAAAGGAGGCTATCTAGGTGAAACACTTTTCGATTAAACTTCTTTTAGTAGTGGCACTTCTGTTCACAGTGCTAAGAATTGCACCAACACCAGTACATGCTGCAGATGACAATTCAATTAGTGATGTTTATGTTGCTATTACGGATGCGAAGTCTACGTTACAAGACAAGGATAAAAGTGATAAAGATAAACAAAAAGCAGTTAAAGATATTAAATCTAAAGTGAATGATTTAAATATAAAAAATACTAAAGAAGGTAAAAATGTTAAAGCTAAATTAAAAGATTTAGACCATACTTCTTCAACCGACAAACAAGCTGATCAACTTTCAGAATTAACCAAATCACTTATTGCCTATGAAAATGTAGAATCATCATCTGATATTTCTGGAGAAATTAAAGAATTAAAACAACAAGTTGACTCTAAAGACGCACAAATAAAAAAGGCTATCAAAACAAAAAATGACTCTGAATTACAATCAATTAATAATAGTCTGAATCAAATTTGGACTAGTCATGAATCTGCAATTCGTAACTATGATGAAGGTAAATACGGACAAATCGAAGTGAATTTAATGCAACTTCGTGTAGCTACGCAAAAAGAGCCTTTAGATACGAAGAAAGTTAAAAATGCATGGTCAACATTTAAATCTAGCATCGATACAGTGGACCAAAAACAATCCAGTGAAGAATCCGGTAAATATAAAGCTTCGCAATTGAACGATGAATTAGATAAAGCAATTAAAGGTATTGATGATAATAACTTAAATCAAGCTGATGAAGCGTTATCTAAATTCGTTCAAATATGGCCATATGTTGAAGGTAAAATTCAAACAAAAAATGGTTCATTATATACAACTATCGAAGATAAGATTCCATATTATCAAAGTATATTAGACCATAGTAATAAAGACCGAGTTAAAAAAGGATTACAAGAAATTAACTCAGATATTAAAGATACGATAGGTCAAGAAGGCTATTCTTTCGTTGATGTAATGATTATCTTCTTACGTGAAGGACTTGAAGTACTCTTAATCATCATGACGTTAACTACAATGACACGTAAGGTGAAAGATACGAAAGGTACTACAAGTGTGATTGGCGGTGCTATACTTGGTTTAATTCTAAGTATCACTTTAGCAGTTGTATTTATTCAAACGCTGGGTAATAACGGTATCTTGCGTGAGGGAATGGAAGCAACACTTGGTATTATTGCGGTTATTCTTATGTACGTTGTAGGTATTTGGATGCATCGTCGTTCAAGTGCAAAGCGTTGGAATGATATGATTCAAAATATGTATCAAAATGCAATTAGTAATGGTAACCTTGTTCTTTTAGGAACAATTGGTTTAATTTCAGTCTTACGTGAAGGTGTAGAAGTGATCATCTTCTATATGGGTATGATTGGTAGCATTACTACTAAAGACTTTGTTATTGGTATCGCATTAGCAATTGTGATCTTAATTATCTTTGCA encodes:
- a CDS encoding MarR family transcriptional regulator, encoding MEATYQYLIRMLAHEMKNYADRKLDEYNVTQEQSHTLGYIYRHKDKSITQNELLKTFQRKGSTVSSTLKSLEKKGLIYRTVDPDDSRRKNLKLTEEGNRLVESFVSIFDEIELILVKDFEDSEKEQLKSLFERMYENIKNAN
- a CDS encoding MATE family efflux transporter, with the protein product MKDEQLYYFEESPIFKAMMHFSLPMMIGSLLSVIYGILNVYFIGFLDNSHMISAISLTLPIFAVLMAFGNLFGVGGGTYISRLLGAKDYTKSHYVSSFSIFSSFIFGVIIAIIATPFTDQIASVLGASGQTLKFTSDYLKVQFLSTPFVILFFVLEQFARAIGKPIISMIGMISSVVLNMILDPILIFGVHLDVVGAALGTAISNLVAALFFIIYIAIKDDTLSLNIKHAKPTKEMVQEIFKIGIPAFLMVVLMGVTGLVVNLFLAHYGNYAIASYGISFRLVQFPELIIMGLSEGVIPLIAYNFVSNKTRMKDTIKAVILSIVAIFAVCMTIVLLFGHSIVQLFSTDPQIVTLATFILKVTMTSLLLNGIGFLFTGMLQATGQGRGATIMAIAQGTVIIPVLFVLNALFSLPGVVWSLLIAETICALLAMLIVYLLRNQLTVDKQALIEE
- a CDS encoding copper resistance protein CopC — encoded protein: MVKLKRSSKVALAILMMFLFMLVPNFQHIASAHATLEKTTPSQNGVVSKHPDNIELTFNEPVNADYSGITIYNDNGKEIAEVKPSTTGHSQTLTFPADKVGHGTHQIEWHTVSADGHEISDRFDFSVGKKTANGVDTTPAFYETPDFWFGVFRYIAEGATIILVGLYWLNGIARRNNLSTFDVFPRHIAVSLMMMMAYLMSLVLYLMTLSSDVLNDVLSLNPSALVQFPYILSSIALIILSGLFVLRNMEKSWYWIVSIAMILALSMSGHAWSQSVPLWSIILRTLHLAGISLWLGALIYLLTSVFTRKRDAVDLLREILFKVNVAAVTVIILSGILMSIDETKILSIWHNMQPWTVFLIIKVVGTLIMMACGFMQTTRALNKRNRVNKVSLIIEVTIGLLLIIAGVVMSQISIP
- a CDS encoding YcnI family protein, with product MIKKLLATSLVLFFSIGFFKFADAHVTLNPKAVDPESYERVDVRVPVEQKDHTEKVELEVPKEVQVVNIQPVDEYKYKLDKDKKGNITKITWTAKGKGIGPDEFIDLPLILASPKDEGKYSFKAIQSYDNGDKVKWVGKEDSEHPAPTLEVKKDANAVAVKDDKSEDDKKASEQQSSGGSIALWIISIVAIILSLVALFKHARNK
- a CDS encoding DUF2871 domain-containing protein; protein product: MRRLLYAFLVYMIIGLLSGFYYRELTKAHHFTGDTQLAVVHTHTLILGMFMFLILLPLEKVFKLSSYYLFNWFFIIYNIGVVVTIGMMITKGTYQVIGKSFSPEAFAGFAGIGHTGMLAGLLLLFFLLRQAILKEPRD
- a CDS encoding NAD(P)/FAD-dependent oxidoreductase, translating into MQDVTIIGGGPAGLFASFYSGLRGMSVRIIDVQDKLGGKMQIYPEKIIWDIGGVAPKPCYEIIKDLIAQALHFNPEVNLNERVIDIRKVEERHFQIETDKGHVYESKAVIFAVGGGIINPKPLNIKGAERYNMTNLHYVVQSLSKFKGKDILISGGGNTALDWARDLAGIAKSVTLIYRKPEIRGYESMIKVLQDLNVNLMPKTQIKELIGDTEDKCIHKVELENIETHEVQLIPFDDVIISHGFDHENPLLVECSSKLDLYDEYRVKGLGNTTTNIPGIYACGDVVHHEAKVHLIASAFSDAGNAANLAKTYIEPDAANEGYVSSHNDIFKESNKAVINQYL
- a CDS encoding GNAT family N-acetyltransferase, which produces MIRFSKEVPEAQAYCDLRVKAGMSSKSLEAARKGLPNACFTITIYDNDKLIGMGRLIGDGGTAFQIVDIAVDPEYQGQGHGRQILEKIMTYIESVAEKGTYVSLIADYPADKLYEKFGFQSTEPKSGGMYQIY
- a CDS encoding acryloyl-CoA reductase — its product is MSTEFKAFLVDKDKDGNVKSDFKTMTTDDLPEGDVLIKVHYSSINYKDALATTDNNNIVKSYPMVPGIDLAGKVVESNDPTIEEGEEVIVTSYDLGVSHYGGFSEYARVKSDWVVKLPQNLTLEEAMIYGTAGYTAGLAIEKLEKASFMTLEGGKVLVRGASGGVGSLAVLMLSNLGYKVVASTGNKEAAKKIEDLGAKEIIDRITENDDSLLGSRTWQAAIDPIGGEGTPYVINRIDNNGGVALIGMTGGVKFNATVFPFILRGASLVGIDSVFTPMKLRERVWRRLATDLKADKLNEIKRSISFDELPESLETVLNHKNTGRIVVDFNAE
- the efeO gene encoding iron uptake system protein EfeO; translation: MKKLPTILLASSLLLAACGNDNNGNNDHSKKDSQSQSSSSSKNNAALDKATKEYKKYTDKQLDKFLEGTEEFVTAIKNDNMEKAKELYPKVRMYYERSEPVAEAFGDLDPKIDARLADMKEEKKGDQWTGYHKIEKSLYQDNKIDATTKKDADQLLKDAKELDAKADTLDITPKLMLQGSVDLLNEVSTSKITGEEEIYSHTDLYDFKANIEGAQKIYDLFKPELVKKDKKLSDDIQKNFDKVNSLLDKYKDGDGFKDYSAVTKEDRKALSDAVNSLGEPLSKMAVVTE
- the efeB gene encoding iron uptake transporter deferrochelatase/peroxidase subunit produces the protein MSKIDDQQSTQVSRRSFLKMLGIGGAGVVIGASGAGSIFSFKSMFDTPEDDKKDAFEFYGRVQAGVTTPTQKNCTIVALDLKSKDKSLIKEMFKKWTAMSVNMTDGAPVEKDSQNALLPPVDTGESIGLGASRLTLTYGVSKSFLKKLDMSSKIPKDFKDLPHFPNDQLEEDYSDGDIMIQACSNDPQVSFHAIHNLIRPFRDIVKLRWSQNGFVSGKLEETPRNLMAFKDGTVNPTKSDELKKYVFIDDGWAKNGTYCIVRRIQIHIETWDRTSLEEQEATFGRKRDTGAPLTGKKEFDHLDLKAKDASGNYIIDPNAHARLAHEANTSIKRRAYNYSDGTNAKTGNLEVGLIFTCFQKSTQQFIDIQNNLGHRDKLNEYITHKGSASFLVLPGVQKGGYLGETLFD
- a CDS encoding FTR1 family protein codes for the protein MKHFSIKLLLVVALLFTVLRIAPTPVHAADDNSISDVYVAITDAKSTLQDKDKSDKDKQKAVKDIKSKVNDLNIKNTKEGKNVKAKLKDLDHTSSTDKQADQLSELTKSLIAYENVESSSDISGEIKELKQQVDSKDAQIKKAIKTKNDSELQSINNSLNQIWTSHESAIRNYDEGKYGQIEVNLMQLRVATQKEPLDTKKVKNAWSTFKSSIDTVDQKQSSEESGKYKASQLNDELDKAIKGIDDNNLNQADEALSKFVQIWPYVEGKIQTKNGSLYTTIEDKIPYYQSILDHSNKDRVKKGLQEINSDIKDTIGQEGYSFVDVMIIFLREGLEVLLIIMTLTTMTRKVKDTKGTTSVIGGAILGLILSITLAVVFIQTLGNNGILREGMEATLGIIAVILMYVVGIWMHRRSSAKRWNDMIQNMYQNAISNGNLVLLGTIGLISVLREGVEVIIFYMGMIGSITTKDFVIGIALAIVILIIFALLFRFIVKLIPIYYIFRVLSILIFIMAFKMLGVSIQKLQLLGTVPHHGIEGLPTISFIGFYPTVETIVAQLIYIVLIIFFIFKNRKDKKEQRGK